A section of the Clostridium felsineum DSM 794 genome encodes:
- a CDS encoding family 78 glycoside hydrolase catalytic domain, whose protein sequence is MEDAIVRNKKFIDIAEKLKPRLKKSKVYGKNLVEVVNDKNFIHGWKVNKIGDIKDLDKKVCGKGDSFIVDFSDHEVGYLSMKIRTVGSPQDAPLRMKVILGEMPCEMKEPFSSYKGWISSSWLQEEIITIDVISEVITLPRRYSFRYLKIEVLDTSAKYKVVFDEIYCTTVTSGDRTLIKGLPENVNNDLKKMDNVSIKTLEDCMQDVFEDGPKRDRRLWLGDLRLQAISNYKTFKNYDLVKRCLYLFAGVQDNKGQVPACLFIEPKIMADDSYFWDYSLFFIDVLYDYYKETKDKNIVRDLWSTAYRQIEIVMENLGDDNILKENGDFYVFVDWNQELERQASAQAILIYCAKKALQIAEEFNYEQRNFLRLKIKELTSAALNKFWDEKEKLFIGGEKRQISWATQIWMVIAGVISKEDSKRLMKRLFERKPTIKLVTPYAYHHLIEALILSGNKEFAIDQMKAYWGKMIEAGADTFWELYDPQDEKYSPYGSNLINSYCHAWSCTPTYFIREYLI, encoded by the coding sequence ATGGAAGACGCTATAGTACGTAACAAAAAATTTATAGATATTGCAGAAAAGTTAAAACCAAGGCTTAAGAAATCAAAAGTTTATGGTAAAAATTTAGTAGAGGTTGTAAATGATAAAAATTTTATTCATGGATGGAAAGTGAATAAAATTGGAGATATAAAAGATTTAGATAAAAAAGTATGTGGAAAGGGAGACAGCTTTATTGTAGATTTTTCAGACCATGAGGTTGGATACTTAAGTATGAAAATTAGGACTGTTGGAAGTCCGCAAGATGCGCCACTTCGTATGAAGGTTATTTTAGGTGAAATGCCTTGTGAGATGAAAGAGCCATTTTCTAGCTATAAAGGATGGATAAGTAGTTCTTGGCTCCAAGAAGAGATTATAACAATAGATGTTATTTCAGAAGTAATTACGTTACCAAGAAGATATAGTTTTAGATATTTAAAGATAGAAGTATTAGATACATCGGCTAAATATAAGGTGGTTTTTGATGAAATTTATTGTACAACTGTAACCTCGGGAGATAGAACACTCATAAAAGGGCTTCCGGAAAATGTAAATAATGATTTAAAGAAAATGGATAATGTTAGTATTAAGACTCTAGAAGATTGTATGCAGGATGTATTTGAAGATGGACCTAAAAGAGATAGAAGATTATGGTTAGGTGACTTGAGACTTCAAGCTATTTCAAATTATAAAACCTTTAAAAATTATGATCTTGTAAAGAGATGTTTATATCTATTTGCAGGAGTTCAAGACAACAAGGGACAAGTTCCTGCTTGTTTATTTATAGAACCTAAAATAATGGCAGATGATTCGTATTTTTGGGATTATTCTTTGTTTTTTATAGATGTACTATATGATTATTATAAAGAGACAAAAGATAAAAATATTGTAAGAGATTTATGGAGTACAGCATATAGACAAATTGAAATAGTTATGGAAAATTTAGGTGATGATAATATTTTAAAAGAAAATGGAGATTTTTATGTTTTTGTAGATTGGAATCAGGAATTAGAAAGACAGGCATCAGCTCAAGCTATACTTATATATTGTGCTAAAAAGGCATTACAGATAGCAGAAGAGTTTAACTATGAACAAAGAAATTTTTTAAGATTAAAAATAAAAGAACTTACAAGTGCAGCTTTAAATAAATTTTGGGATGAAAAAGAAAAACTATTCATTGGAGGTGAAAAGAGGCAAATCTCATGGGCTACTCAGATATGGATGGTTATTGCTGGTGTAATTTCCAAGGAGGATAGTAAAAGATTGATGAAGAGATTATTTGAGAGAAAGCCTACGATAAAACTTGTAACACCATATGCCTATCATCACTTAATAGAAGCTCTTATATTAAGTGGTAATAAGGAGTTTGCTATTGATCAAATGAAAGCATATTGGGGAAAAATGATAGAAGCTGGAGCTGATACTTTTTGGGAATTATATGATCCTCAAGACGAAAAATATTCTCCATACGGAAGTAATTTAATTAACAGCTATTGTCATGCTTGGAGTTGTACCCCAACATACTTTATACGAGAATATTTAATTTAA
- a CDS encoding WXG100 family type VII secretion target, with protein sequence MAGRIKMKEEEVSSVASNLLNDAKTVQGVLDSLQAKYLQTLNDNWEGEAKNKFVEDFQNSTIKLLQNCVTNLNNTGNSLKQIVEMFIETDNNYSSKTDIK encoded by the coding sequence ATGGCAGGAAGAATTAAAATGAAGGAAGAGGAAGTAAGTAGTGTTGCTTCTAATCTTTTAAATGATGCTAAAACTGTTCAAGGAGTATTAGATAGCCTTCAAGCAAAATATTTACAAACGCTAAATGATAATTGGGAGGGAGAAGCCAAAAATAAATTTGTGGAGGACTTCCAAAATAGTACAATAAAGCTTCTTCAAAACTGTGTTACTAATTTAAATAATACAGGAAATAGTCTTAAACAAATAGTAGAAATGTTTATAGAAACTGATAACAATTACAGCAGTAAGACAGATATAAAATAA
- a CDS encoding tetratricopeptide repeat protein, whose protein sequence is MENKNLADADKYKKMASNLNFVGKFDVAVKYFKKSLEINENDFGVLINMGANLTVLKRYDEALEYYNRALEINNKDEFALSEKANILFIQGKFSEAIKGYEEVINSNKNSKIANYNKAMAYEKMMDFDKAIKSYDILINSDKSYIDAYYSKARCEEKFGKYKDAIVTYNKIVDMKKDAGEAYLKSSSIYNKIGFYDKALEYIEKLIEINPEMTIGYINKALILDTLKKYDEALIWFDKAIKIENDDPDTYMRKGNTYRRMSQNYKALMCYDKAIEINESFFKAYIFKAEVLNEIKQYDNANICYKALIEKDNSKVYSAYANAPYKLVLNYMKLCDYEKAKIACIKAIKYYEELIYFSDGSEEFKEIKEKLGGILNGFR, encoded by the coding sequence ATGGAAAACAAAAATTTAGCTGATGCAGATAAATATAAAAAAATGGCATCGAATTTAAACTTTGTAGGTAAATTTGATGTAGCAGTGAAGTATTTTAAAAAGTCATTAGAAATTAACGAAAATGATTTTGGTGTACTTATAAATATGGGAGCTAATCTTACCGTTTTAAAAAGATATGATGAAGCTCTAGAATATTATAATAGAGCACTTGAAATTAATAATAAGGATGAATTTGCACTAAGTGAAAAGGCAAATATTTTATTTATACAAGGTAAATTTAGTGAAGCAATCAAAGGTTATGAAGAAGTAATAAATAGCAATAAGAATTCTAAAATAGCCAATTACAATAAAGCGATGGCTTATGAAAAAATGATGGATTTTGATAAGGCTATTAAAAGTTATGATATACTTATTAATTCGGATAAAAGCTATATAGATGCGTATTATTCAAAGGCAAGATGCGAAGAGAAATTTGGAAAATATAAAGATGCAATAGTAACTTACAATAAAATTGTAGATATGAAAAAAGATGCTGGAGAGGCTTATTTGAAAAGTTCAAGTATATATAATAAAATAGGATTTTACGATAAAGCCTTAGAGTATATAGAAAAGTTAATAGAAATTAATCCAGAGATGACCATAGGATACATAAATAAAGCGCTTATTTTAGATACTTTGAAAAAATATGATGAAGCGTTAATATGGTTTGATAAAGCAATTAAAATAGAAAATGATGATCCCGACACTTATATGAGAAAGGGAAATACATATAGAAGAATGTCACAAAATTATAAAGCATTAATGTGCTATGATAAAGCTATTGAAATTAATGAATCGTTTTTTAAAGCATATATTTTTAAGGCAGAGGTTCTTAATGAGATTAAACAGTATGATAATGCCAATATATGCTACAAAGCTTTAATAGAAAAAGATAATTCTAAAGTATACTCGGCATATGCCAATGCTCCGTACAAATTGGTCTTAAATTATATGAAGCTTTGTGATTATGAAAAAGCTAAAATAGCATGTATTAAGGCTATAAAGTATTACGAGGAACTTATTTATTTCTCAGATGGAAGTGAAGAATTTAAAGAAATAAAGGAAAAATTGGGAGGTATACTAAATGGATTTAGGTAA
- a CDS encoding arsenate reductase family protein: protein MNIQIFGTKKCFDTKKAERYFKERKIKYQFIDLKEKGLSKGELNSVKAAVGLENLINIKAKKYKALNLDKIRTASVKEEILLNNQEVLVTPVVRNGKAATCGYKPEVWKEWE from the coding sequence ATGAATATTCAAATTTTTGGCACTAAAAAGTGTTTCGATACAAAAAAGGCAGAAAGATATTTTAAGGAAAGAAAGATAAAATATCAGTTTATAGATTTAAAAGAAAAGGGACTTAGCAAAGGTGAATTAAATAGTGTAAAAGCAGCAGTAGGCTTAGAAAACTTAATAAATATTAAAGCAAAGAAATATAAAGCTTTAAATTTAGATAAAATTAGAACAGCTTCGGTAAAAGAAGAAATTTTATTAAATAATCAAGAGGTATTAGTAACACCTGTAGTAAGAAATGGGAAGGCTGCTACTTGTGGATATAAACCTGAAGTATGGAAAGAATGGGAATAG
- a CDS encoding WXG100 family type VII secretion target yields the protein MDLGNHYNASVMNSRIKVNVEEIEAMAKQYKDMASKVNSVLSSLNSTMNEVKENWKGKSSTAFESKYEGWKNNGTKYVNELDRIADELKRKAENFRQADGM from the coding sequence ATGGATTTAGGTAATCATTATAATGCAAGTGTAATGAATAGTAGGATTAAAGTAAATGTTGAAGAAATTGAAGCAATGGCAAAACAATATAAAGATATGGCAAGTAAGGTTAATAGCGTACTAAGCTCATTAAATAGTACAATGAATGAGGTAAAAGAAAACTGGAAGGGTAAATCTAGTACTGCGTTTGAAAGTAAATATGAAGGATGGAAAAACAATGGTACAAAATATGTCAATGAATTAGATAGAATAGCTGATGAGTTAAAAAGAAAAGCTGAAAATTTCAGGCAAGCTGATGGTATGTAA
- a CDS encoding AraC family transcriptional regulator has product MNNKELDVFLKKYTQDELIYKEYYYAKDDKKAYKEFIKNLDRELIIAKNILIPEVNDFFTYLPEENLFFNEKTTYNIFVTKHYRYTPTFNHKHAFFEMLYVYSGSCKQNIGGTDIILNTGDICIVSPEIEHSVSVFDDSIIIDVLIKKSTFNDTFLEVLSDENILSSFFMKILYTKQYNNYIIFKNNNSNVTDTMLNILIESIENKKYCNKVLDNLLMILFAYLLRDEKNTVELPNELHKSTKHMSSILTYMQSNYKTVTLEELSNNFHFTVPYLSKLIKTNTGHNFKQIIQTIKLNKAIELLTYSTLKIHDISDILGYENSTHFIRTFKKVYNLSPTEYKKSIRK; this is encoded by the coding sequence TTGAACAATAAAGAATTAGATGTATTTTTAAAAAAATATACACAGGATGAACTTATATATAAAGAATACTACTATGCTAAGGATGATAAAAAAGCCTATAAAGAATTTATCAAAAATCTCGACAGGGAGCTTATAATAGCTAAAAATATTCTTATTCCTGAAGTAAACGATTTTTTCACTTATCTTCCAGAAGAAAATTTATTTTTCAATGAAAAAACAACCTATAATATTTTTGTTACAAAACATTATAGGTATACTCCTACTTTTAACCATAAGCATGCTTTTTTTGAAATGCTCTATGTTTATTCTGGTTCCTGTAAGCAGAATATTGGCGGAACTGATATTATACTAAATACTGGTGATATATGTATAGTCTCTCCTGAAATCGAACACTCTGTAAGTGTATTTGACGACAGCATAATAATTGATGTACTGATTAAAAAAAGTACTTTTAATGATACTTTTTTAGAAGTGCTCAGTGATGAAAATATATTATCTTCATTTTTTATGAAAATACTATATACCAAACAATACAATAATTATATTATTTTTAAAAACAACAATTCAAATGTAACAGATACCATGTTAAATATACTTATTGAAAGTATTGAAAATAAAAAATACTGCAATAAGGTTCTTGATAATTTACTTATGATATTATTTGCATATCTTCTTAGAGATGAAAAAAATACAGTTGAGTTACCAAATGAATTGCACAAAAGTACAAAACACATGTCATCAATCTTAACCTACATGCAAAGTAATTATAAGACTGTTACTTTAGAAGAATTATCAAATAATTTTCATTTTACAGTTCCTTACCTAAGTAAACTAATAAAAACCAACACAGGTCATAATTTTAAACAAATAATACAAACAATAAAATTAAATAAGGCAATAGAACTTTTAACATACTCCACCTTAAAAATTCATGACATAAGTGATATTCTTGGGTATGAAAATAGCACTCATTTTATACGAACCTTTAAAAAAGTCTATAATCTTTCTCCTACTGAATATAAAAAAAGTATTCGTAAATAG
- a CDS encoding CPBP family intramembrane glutamic endopeptidase, whose amino-acid sequence MDKKLTLAQRYSKLRSGFKVVICFVLIIVVLILYELVTYGHHNLAQYAQEIAFIVIPIILWKYVEKKPLEMLGFSKGKRSVLTLIVGLVCGAAAISIVLVILLFSKNAIFVGSILKPNFTAGTFNGLILFILVGFAEETFFRGYCLRSISEKNKKIIAAVIASILFSLLHGLNPNVGVLFFMNVFLIGMLFAYMTFKFNIWLPIGFHIMWDYFESNVWGFADSGIVIKGIYNIKVPVNNIINGGLVGPEGGLAVTFTVLLGFLIIFMIKRRDTAN is encoded by the coding sequence ATGGACAAAAAATTAACTTTAGCTCAAAGATACTCAAAACTTAGAAGTGGCTTTAAGGTTGTAATTTGTTTTGTTCTTATTATAGTGGTATTAATCCTATATGAACTGGTGACGTATGGACATCATAATTTGGCACAGTATGCTCAAGAGATAGCGTTTATAGTTATTCCTATAATTCTATGGAAGTATGTTGAAAAAAAGCCACTTGAAATGCTGGGGTTTTCAAAAGGCAAAAGGTCAGTTTTAACGTTAATAGTAGGACTAGTTTGTGGAGCAGCTGCAATAAGTATTGTTCTAGTTATACTTCTTTTCAGCAAAAATGCAATTTTCGTAGGAAGTATATTAAAACCTAATTTTACAGCAGGAACTTTTAACGGCTTAATATTATTTATTTTAGTGGGCTTTGCAGAGGAAACATTTTTTAGAGGGTACTGCCTCAGAAGTATTTCAGAAAAGAACAAAAAAATTATAGCAGCGGTTATAGCATCTATTCTATTTTCACTACTTCATGGCTTAAATCCTAATGTGGGAGTTCTATTTTTTATGAATGTTTTTCTTATAGGAATGCTTTTTGCCTATATGACTTTTAAGTTTAATATATGGCTTCCTATAGGTTTTCATATAATGTGGGATTATTTTGAAAGTAATGTATGGGGCTTTGCTGATAGTGGTATAGTGATTAAGGGGATTTATAATATAAAAGTTCCAGTAAATAATATTATCAATGGGGGATTAGTTGGTCCTGAAGGAGGGCTTGCGGTTACTTTTACTGTTTTATTAGGCTTTTTAATTATTTTTATGATAAAAAGAAGGGACACTGCAAATTAG
- a CDS encoding tetratricopeptide repeat protein has product MGKGNLDNAEKYKKMALNLNLVNKHDLAIKYFKKSLELKKDDFGVLINIAANYTLLKEYSKALDYYNKALEITPDDEFVMIEKGNVLFLQGNFKEAAYQFDCTVKNNENNKTALYNKCISLEKAEEFLKAIEGCDSLIKLDNEYIDAYYTKARVQEKMGKYKDAINTYIEISRLKSDDGEPYLRISSIYNKIGFYDKALIYIEKLLDVNPEKVIGYVNKALILISSKRYNDALEWINRAIKIENRDPDIYTIKGNLYRKLNQYDEAIKWYDEAIKIDSNFFKAHIFKAEVLLNIKAYDRAIETYTYLMENDKSKLYSSFAKAPLRLVLLYKKLGDYDEAKFIGEKAIEYYKGLMNIAKESSEFEGIIKKIKELISY; this is encoded by the coding sequence ATGGGAAAGGGAAATTTAGACAATGCAGAAAAATATAAAAAGATGGCACTGAATTTAAATCTTGTAAATAAGCATGATTTAGCAATAAAATATTTCAAAAAATCTTTAGAATTAAAAAAAGATGATTTTGGAGTACTCATAAATATAGCAGCAAATTATACTTTGTTGAAAGAATATAGTAAAGCGCTAGATTATTATAATAAAGCACTAGAAATTACTCCTGATGATGAATTTGTAATGATTGAAAAGGGAAATGTTTTGTTTCTTCAAGGCAATTTCAAAGAAGCAGCATATCAATTTGATTGTACTGTGAAAAATAATGAAAATAACAAGACAGCTTTATATAATAAATGCATTTCTCTTGAAAAGGCAGAAGAATTTTTAAAAGCAATAGAAGGTTGTGACTCACTCATTAAACTAGACAATGAGTATATTGATGCCTATTATACAAAGGCGAGAGTACAGGAGAAGATGGGGAAATATAAGGATGCTATAAACACATATATAGAGATTTCAAGACTTAAAAGCGATGATGGAGAGCCTTATCTTAGAATTTCTAGTATTTATAATAAAATAGGGTTTTATGACAAAGCACTTATCTATATAGAAAAATTACTTGATGTTAACCCAGAGAAAGTAATAGGATATGTAAATAAAGCTCTTATTTTGATAAGTAGTAAGAGATATAATGATGCCTTAGAGTGGATTAACAGGGCTATTAAAATAGAAAATAGAGATCCTGATATTTATACAATAAAGGGTAATTTATATAGAAAATTAAATCAGTATGACGAGGCTATTAAATGGTATGATGAAGCTATTAAAATTGATAGTAATTTTTTTAAAGCTCATATATTTAAAGCTGAGGTTCTATTAAATATTAAAGCTTATGATAGAGCTATAGAGACCTATACATATTTAATGGAAAATGATAAATCTAAGTTGTATTCATCTTTTGCTAAAGCTCCACTTAGATTAGTTTTACTTTATAAGAAGCTAGGAGATTATGATGAAGCGAAGTTTATAGGAGAGAAGGCTATAGAGTACTATAAAGGACTTATGAATATAGCAAAAGAAAGTAGTGAGTTCGAGGGTATAATTAAAAAAATTAAAGAGCTTATAAGTTATTAA
- a CDS encoding ECF transporter S component: protein MKQNTKNLSRAALLLAIAIVFQFIGKNFPDSQVFVGPAVNAILILSAFVSGTGLGIMVGIFTPLLAFLLGQLNPMLGPFIPFVMIGNALYVLCFGLLKNKGIILSYTGIVIASVVKFAFLDLSATKIVHALNILPKGQKGQLATKLLAKSMTTPQLITGLIGGIIAVIIISILKRNKVLNNN from the coding sequence ATGAAACAAAATACTAAAAACTTATCAAGAGCAGCACTACTACTCGCAATCGCAATTGTATTTCAATTTATAGGAAAAAACTTCCCAGATAGTCAAGTATTTGTGGGACCCGCTGTAAACGCAATTTTAATATTATCTGCTTTCGTATCAGGAACTGGACTTGGAATAATGGTTGGTATATTCACTCCACTTTTAGCTTTTTTATTAGGTCAATTAAATCCTATGCTTGGACCTTTTATCCCTTTTGTAATGATTGGAAACGCACTTTATGTTTTATGTTTTGGATTACTTAAAAACAAAGGCATAATTTTAAGCTATACAGGAATTGTAATTGCTTCTGTTGTAAAATTTGCATTTTTAGACTTATCTGCTACAAAAATTGTACACGCTTTAAACATCTTACCAAAGGGGCAAAAAGGACAACTAGCAACCAAACTTTTAGCAAAATCCATGACAACTCCTCAGCTTATAACTGGATTAATTGGTGGAATTATAGCTGTAATTATAATAAGTATTCTAAAAAGAAATAAGGTTTTAAATAATAATTAA
- a CDS encoding HAD family hydrolase — protein MYNYILFDLDGTLTDSAEGITKSVQYSLNKFNIKVDDISSLNKFVGPPLKASFMDYYDFDEDKANTAISYYREYFKAKGMFENRVYEGIETLLTALKAKGFHLVVATSKPTVFSEQILKHFKLKEYFDKIVGSSLDGSLSKKEDVINYALKSLNIDSSDAIMIGDRKYDIIGAFKNNLPSIGVTYGFGSSEELKEAGADYIVNSVDELYKKILEISNVVFS, from the coding sequence TTGTACAACTATATATTATTTGATCTTGACGGAACCCTAACAGATTCAGCTGAGGGAATAACAAAATCAGTACAATATTCGCTAAACAAATTCAACATAAAAGTAGACGATATATCTTCCCTAAATAAATTTGTAGGCCCACCCCTTAAGGCATCTTTTATGGATTATTATGATTTTGATGAAGACAAAGCAAACACTGCAATTTCTTATTACAGAGAATACTTTAAAGCTAAAGGCATGTTTGAAAACAGAGTTTATGAAGGAATTGAAACTCTTCTTACAGCTTTAAAAGCTAAAGGCTTTCACCTGGTAGTTGCTACTTCAAAACCCACTGTATTTTCAGAACAAATACTTAAACATTTTAAGTTAAAAGAGTACTTTGATAAAATAGTTGGTAGTTCTCTCGATGGCAGTTTAAGTAAAAAAGAAGATGTAATAAATTATGCCCTTAAAAGTCTTAATATAGACTCTAGTGACGCAATAATGATTGGAGATAGAAAATATGATATAATCGGTGCTTTTAAAAACAATCTCCCTTCAATAGGGGTTACTTATGGTTTTGGTTCCTCTGAAGAACTAAAAGAGGCTGGCGCTGACTATATTGTTAATAGTGTGGACGAGCTCTATAAGAAAATATTAGAGATAAGTAATGTAGTTTTTTCTTAA
- a CDS encoding tetratricopeptide repeat protein gives MKEIGMNKEDKYTELANNLKLTGKYDEAIEYYKKALEIDENNFEAYANLGDLFDKTNKWEEALRFYTKALDLQPENEIILNEKGNMLFKLEKYPDALKYYSKAIYYNYKFVVPYHNKGLIYEIFNEFDQAMKCYKLSIDIDPEYEESYVSKARLEKKLGKYEDALETYRELENLPKNNNKALLDRIKLNIDIKNYEEALRDVERLIEIYPEESSGYYIKGVLVNYLGKSEESLEFINKALKLDNDNPKIYYEKALIYSKIKKYEKSLEFLEETLSVDPDYYEAYILRIDILMKIKKYNEAIYYCRSLINRDKTKMYSAYGKAPYKMYLSYKAMGKKQDAYEICKYALKYYNEIIDLSGFVPEFYVIKGILLTNLNRSDEAKECYDYALALDSKYAEAYYYRSKYYEAQGMDIEADTDMKKCVGLDKSYEDYRENIN, from the coding sequence ATGAAAGAAATTGGGATGAATAAAGAGGATAAATATACGGAGCTTGCAAATAATCTTAAATTAACAGGAAAATACGATGAAGCTATAGAATATTATAAAAAGGCATTGGAGATTGACGAAAATAATTTTGAGGCTTATGCTAATCTTGGAGATTTATTTGATAAAACTAACAAATGGGAAGAGGCATTGAGGTTTTATACAAAGGCGTTAGATCTTCAACCAGAAAATGAAATTATTTTAAATGAAAAAGGAAATATGCTTTTTAAACTTGAAAAATATCCAGATGCACTTAAATACTACAGCAAAGCTATTTATTATAATTACAAGTTTGTTGTACCATATCATAATAAAGGGCTAATTTATGAAATTTTTAATGAATTTGATCAAGCTATGAAATGTTATAAGTTATCTATTGATATTGATCCTGAGTATGAAGAGTCATATGTTTCAAAGGCTAGACTTGAGAAAAAATTAGGAAAATATGAGGATGCTTTGGAGACATATAGAGAGTTAGAAAATCTGCCTAAAAATAATAATAAAGCACTTCTAGATAGGATAAAACTTAATATTGATATAAAAAATTATGAAGAAGCATTGAGGGACGTTGAAAGATTAATAGAAATATATCCAGAAGAATCTTCAGGGTATTATATTAAGGGTGTTTTGGTAAATTATTTAGGAAAAAGTGAAGAGTCCTTAGAGTTTATTAATAAAGCTTTGAAATTGGACAACGATAATCCCAAAATATATTATGAAAAGGCTCTTATTTATAGTAAAATAAAAAAATATGAAAAATCACTTGAGTTTTTAGAAGAAACCTTAAGTGTAGATCCTGATTATTATGAAGCCTATATTCTAAGAATAGATATTTTGATGAAAATAAAAAAATATAACGAAGCAATATACTACTGTAGAAGTCTTATAAATAGGGACAAAACAAAAATGTATTCTGCTTATGGTAAAGCCCCATATAAAATGTATTTATCATATAAGGCTATGGGGAAAAAACAAGATGCTTATGAAATATGTAAGTATGCCTTAAAATATTACAATGAAATTATAGACTTAAGTGGTTTTGTACCAGAGTTTTACGTAATTAAAGGAATATTACTTACAAATTTAAATAGGTCTGACGAGGCTAAGGAATGTTATGATTATGCCTTAGCTTTAGATTCTAAATATGCTGAAGCGTACTACTATCGTTCTAAGTATTATGAAGCTCAAGGTATGGATATAGAAGCAGATACAGATATGAAAAAATGTGTTGGATTGGATAAAAGCTATGAAGATTATAGAGAAAATATAAATTAG
- a CDS encoding MFS transporter: MNMKALNSNIKVSFKEKISYAFGDLSNNIIYGSMGAFLVFYYTDVAKVSAAAIGSIMIISRLLDGILDILMGIIVDKTKTKYGKARPWLLRMAIPFGIAAVLMFSVPDSLTDKAKLIYIFITYNLVNIIYTSINVPYGVLGSLITQDQYERSLLNIIRMIFAIGSNLAITTLTLPFVKMLGGGSKAWTLAYAIFGVIATVLYLISFFNTKERVELSENKEKFESVPIGIGVKSLFKNKYWVILTLVGLSNGVMMGVMVGMGVYYSQYILKDSSLTGIITMCLYLPMLLAMFLLPPFVKRFGKRNVAIVGLFIMVLGCLVTIINPSNVTIVIIGSILKGIGFSPIMGVNFAMLADTVEYGEWKFKIRTEGLIFSAQSYGGKAGSGLGSAIIGWILAFGGYVGGAATQSATALSSIKFLFIAIPIVFVAIEIILLLPYKLDKEYPKILSELKARKK, from the coding sequence ATGAATATGAAAGCTTTAAATTCAAATATTAAGGTTAGCTTTAAAGAAAAAATATCATATGCTTTTGGTGATTTGTCAAATAATATAATATATGGTTCTATGGGTGCATTTTTAGTATTTTATTATACAGATGTGGCTAAGGTAAGTGCAGCAGCAATTGGTTCTATAATGATAATTTCACGTTTATTAGATGGAATACTTGATATATTGATGGGAATAATTGTAGATAAAACAAAAACAAAATATGGAAAAGCTCGTCCGTGGCTTTTAAGAATGGCAATACCTTTTGGAATTGCAGCTGTTTTAATGTTTTCTGTTCCTGATTCGCTTACAGATAAGGCTAAATTAATATACATTTTTATTACATACAATCTTGTAAATATAATATATACATCAATAAATGTTCCTTACGGAGTTTTAGGTTCGTTGATTACTCAGGATCAATATGAACGTTCTCTTTTAAATATTATCAGAATGATATTTGCTATAGGTTCAAATCTTGCAATAACTACCTTGACACTTCCTTTTGTTAAAATGCTGGGAGGAGGATCTAAAGCATGGACACTTGCATATGCAATATTTGGAGTTATAGCAACAGTATTGTATTTGATAAGCTTTTTTAATACAAAAGAGAGGGTTGAACTTTCAGAGAATAAGGAGAAATTTGAGAGTGTACCTATAGGTATTGGAGTAAAATCTCTGTTTAAGAATAAATATTGGGTTATACTAACCCTAGTTGGACTTTCTAATGGAGTAATGATGGGCGTTATGGTCGGAATGGGAGTATATTATTCACAGTATATTTTAAAGGACAGTTCACTTACTGGAATAATTACGATGTGTTTATATTTGCCAATGCTTTTAGCAATGTTTTTACTTCCACCATTTGTTAAAAGGTTTGGTAAAAGAAATGTTGCCATAGTAGGTTTATTTATAATGGTATTAGGATGTTTAGTTACAATTATAAATCCCTCAAATGTTACAATTGTTATTATTGGTTCAATACTAAAAGGGATAGGTTTTTCTCCAATTATGGGAGTGAACTTTGCCATGCTTGCAGATACTGTTGAGTATGGAGAATGGAAATTTAAAATAAGAACAGAAGGATTAATTTTTAGTGCACAAAGTTATGGAGGAAAAGCAGGTTCAGGATTAGGTTCAGCAATTATAGGATGGATATTGGCTTTTGGTGGATATGTGGGAGGTGCAGCAACACAATCAGCAACAGCTTTGTCTTCAATAAAATTTTTGTTTATAGCTATTCCTATTGTATTTGTTGCTATTGAAATAATTCTATTATTACCATATAAACTAGATAAAGAATATCCTAAAATTTTATCAGAACTTAAGGCTAGAAAGAAATAA